Proteins from one Nitrospirota bacterium genomic window:
- a CDS encoding Mor transcription activator family protein, giving the protein MTEDALKESLPGDLGRIAEAAGLEAALKIARAFRGSYIYVPGLDTLIRQARDEDIRREHHEGSTSAELAAKYGLSQRGVRKILRRLSPAPVHPLARTLLMRAK; this is encoded by the coding sequence GTCCCTTCCAGGCGACCTGGGGCGCATTGCGGAGGCCGCGGGCCTGGAGGCCGCCCTCAAGATAGCCCGGGCCTTCCGGGGCTCCTACATTTACGTCCCCGGCCTGGATACGCTCATCCGGCAGGCCCGGGACGAGGACATCCGGCGCGAGCACCACGAAGGAAGCACCTCCGCGGAGCTTGCGGCAAAGTACGGCCTCTCCCAAAGGGGCGTCCGGAAGATCCTCCGCCGTCTCTCCCCCGCGCCCGTGCACCCTCTGGCCCGCACGCTCCTCATGCGAGCAAAGTGA